Proteins from a genomic interval of Triplophysa dalaica isolate WHDGS20190420 chromosome 13, ASM1584641v1, whole genome shotgun sequence:
- the opn8a gene encoding opsin 8, group member a, with the protein MDQYTSKLSPDVDYSAGTFLLLIAILTLLGNAAVLVTAVRRHSVLKAPELLTVNLAVTDIGMALSMYPLSIASAFNHAWIGGDPSCLYYGLMGMIFSVASIMTLVVMALVRYLVTGNPPKSGNRFQRRTISVLISVIWLYSLLWAVFPLLGWGGYGPEPYGLACSVDWAGYQRSLNGSSFIMALTVLCTLIPCGFILFSYSGIAWKLHKAYQSIQVHGSLPNTGAVERKVTLMGILISAGFIVSWAPYVTVSLWTMFHSGAKDSVAPVVSLLPCLFAKCSTVFNPFVYYIFRRSFRRELRQIWTCCGRRSAACARVLCGGGRHAEEPANLHKKERA; encoded by the exons ATGGATCAATACACCTCTAAACTGTCTCCTGATGTTGATTATAGTGCCGGTACATTCCTGCTGCTGATTG CCATCTTGACCCTTTTGGGCAACGCAGCTGTCCTGGTAACAGCCGTCCGCCGGCACAGCGTTCTCAAAGCCCCTGAGCTCCTCACAGTCAACCTGGCTGTGACTGACATTGGCATGGCCCTCAGTATGTATCCGCTCTCCATCGCTTCTGCCTTCAACCATGCATGGATTGGAGGTGACCCGTCCTGTCTGTACTATGGCCTGATGGGAATGATCTTTAGTGTGGCCAGCATCATGACATTGGTTGTCATGGCGCTGGTGAGATATCTGGTAACAGGAAATCCACCGAAATCAG gtaACAGGTTTCAGAGAAGAACTATAAGTGTATTGATTTCTGTCATCTGGCTGTACTCGCTGCTCTGGGCCGTGTTTCCTCTGCTGGGTTGGGGCGGATACGGGCCTGAACCCTACGGTTTGGCCTGTTCTGTGGATTGGGCCGGATACCAGCGCTCTTTAAACGGCTCTTCATTCATTATGGCTTTGACCGTTCTTTGCACTCTGATCCCGTGTGGATTCATCTTGTTCTCTTACTCGGGCATTGCCTGGAAGCTCCACAAGGCTTATCAGTCCATCCAGGTCCACGGGAGCCTGCCCAACACCGGGGCCGTTGAGAGAAAAGTCACACTG aTGGGCATTCTCATCAGCGCAGGCTTTATCGTCTCTTGGGCGCCGTACGTGACCGTCAGTTTATGGACCATGTTTCATTCCGGAGCCAAAGACAGCGTAGCACCCGTCGTCAGCTTGCTTCCCTGCCTCTTCGCAAAGTGCTCAACGGTGTTCAACCCATTTGTGTACTACATCTTCCGCAGGTCCTTCCGCAGGGAGCTGCGACAGATCTGGACATGTTGTGGCCGCCGGAGTGCTGCGTGCGCACGGGTGCTCTGTGGGGGAGGAAGACATGCGGAGGAACCCGCTAACCTGCATAAAAAAGAGAGGGCGTAA